AGGCCGACCTGGGCTTTCTGAAAACCGAGGCCGGGCGTGATTTCGCCTTTGCCGGCGACTTGCTGCGCGACCCGAAAACATTGGGTGAAGGCGCAGGGATCGGCTTGCGCAAGGAAGACACTGAACTTCGCGAGAAGATCAACGGCGCATTGGCCGCGATTATCAGTGACGGCACTTACAAGACCATCTCCGACAAGTACTTCTCCTTTGATGTGTACAACTGACGGGAAGCAACTTCCGCGTAGCGGTGAAGTTTAAAAACAGCAAAAACAACAGTTAGACAGGCAATGCAAAGTCTGTTTGCGGGGGAGTCGTGCGCCCTCAAAGCACACGACTGATTTGCGAAACCGGACTTTGCGGCATTCAAAAACAAGAAAAGCACGATTGGACACGCCAGGTGGCATCGGTCGCCGTGACGGGTTCAAGGAGAATGTAATGTCCTTGGTAGATTATGGGCCGCTGATTGCGAGCGGCACCTGGATGACACTGAAGCTGGCGATATTATCGCTGCTGGCCTCAGTCATCATTGGTCTGGCCGGCGCCAGTTCCAAGTTGTCGGGGCATCGGTGGCTGCGCAACATCGCCACCGTCTATACCACGATGATTCGCAGTGTTCCTGATCTGGTGACCATGCTGCTGTTGTTCTACAGCATTCAAATCGTCCTCAACCAGATCACCGAAGGGCTGGGCATGGATCAGATCGATATCGATCCGTTTCTCGCCGGTGTCGCGACCCTCGCGTTTATCTACGGTGCCTACTTTACCGAGACCTTTCGCGGTGCTTTCCAGGCGGTCCCCCGTGGCCAGCTGGAGGCGGCCATGGCCTATGGCCTGAGCCCATGGCAGGGGTTTCAGCGCATTCTGTTCCCGCAAATGATGCGTTTTGCCTTGCCCGGTATCGCCAACAACTGGCAGGTCATGATCAAGGCGACCGCACTGGTGTCCATCATCGGTCTGTCCGATATCGTCCGGGCCACCCAGGACGCCGGGAAGAGCTCCATGCAGCTGTTCTACTTCACCGTGATCGGTGCCCTGATCTATCTCGCCATTACCACGCTTTCAAACGGCGTCCTGACCTGGCTTAAACATCATTACTCCGTCGGTATCCGGGAGGCAGAACTGTGATCGCGATTATCCAGGAATACTGGCAAGCGTACCTGTGGTCGGACGGCGCCAACTTCTCCGGCCTCTCAATCACCCTGTGGTTGCTGGTGTTGTCGATTGCGATTGGCTTCGTACTGTCGGTGCCGCTGGCCGTGGCGCGGGTGTCGAAAAACAGGTTCGTGCGACTGCCGGTCTGGTTCTACACCTATGTGTTTCGCGGCACGCCGCTGTATATCCAGCTGCTGATCATCTACACCGGTGTCTACAGCCTGAGCGTGGTGCGCGAGCACGAGTTCCTCGACATGTTCTTTCGCGAGGGCTTCAACTGCACGGTGCTGGCGTTCGCGCTCAACACCTGCGCCTACACCACCGAAGTCTTCGCTGGCGCGATCCGGTCGGTGCCGTATGGCGAGGTGGAGGCGGCGAGGGCTTACGGCCTGTCCCGGTTCAACCTGTACCGCCGGATCATCCTGCCTTCGGCGCTGCGGCGCGCGCTGCCGTACTACAGCAACGAGGTGATCATGATGCTGCATTCGACCTCGGTGGCGTTCACCGCCACGGTGCCCGACATCCTGAAAGTCGCCCGTGACGTCAACTCCGCCACCTATGCTTCATTCGAGGCCTTCTTCATCGCCGCCCTGTTGTACGCGGTGATTGCGCTGTCGCTTGTCTGGCTATTTCGTCGCGGTGAAACCCGCTGGCTGGCCTTCCTGAAACCCCAGGCCGCCTGAAGGCCGCATACCCAGGGCAACACCATGTACAAACTGACCGTAGACGATCTGTACAAGAATTATGGCAACCACGAAGTGCTCAAGGGCGTGTCGATCAAGGCCAAGGCAGGGGATGTGATCAGCATCATCGGCTCCTCAGGTTCAGGCAAGAGCACCTTTTTGCGTTGCATCAACTTCCTCGAACAGCCGTGCGCCGGACGCATCACGGTGAACGCCGAGGAAATCCGCACCGAAAAGGACAAGAACGGCGGGCTGCGCGTGGCCAACCAGAAGCAGCTGCAAAGCATGCGCACCAAGCTGTCGATGGTGTTCCAGCACTTCAACCTGTGG
This genomic interval from Pseudomonas putida contains the following:
- a CDS encoding ABC transporter permease encodes the protein MSLVDYGPLIASGTWMTLKLAILSLLASVIIGLAGASSKLSGHRWLRNIATVYTTMIRSVPDLVTMLLLFYSIQIVLNQITEGLGMDQIDIDPFLAGVATLAFIYGAYFTETFRGAFQAVPRGQLEAAMAYGLSPWQGFQRILFPQMMRFALPGIANNWQVMIKATALVSIIGLSDIVRATQDAGKSSMQLFYFTVIGALIYLAITTLSNGVLTWLKHHYSVGIREAEL
- a CDS encoding ABC transporter permease, which gives rise to MIAIIQEYWQAYLWSDGANFSGLSITLWLLVLSIAIGFVLSVPLAVARVSKNRFVRLPVWFYTYVFRGTPLYIQLLIIYTGVYSLSVVREHEFLDMFFREGFNCTVLAFALNTCAYTTEVFAGAIRSVPYGEVEAARAYGLSRFNLYRRIILPSALRRALPYYSNEVIMMLHSTSVAFTATVPDILKVARDVNSATYASFEAFFIAALLYAVIALSLVWLFRRGETRWLAFLKPQAA